The DNA region GGGGCGTtcgcggcgggcggcgggcggcggccgGAGCAGGCTCGGCCCGGCGGCTCACTCTTTCTGCCTCCTCCCCCCAGGATTACCGAGAGGATGGGATGGATCTAGGCAGTGACgccggcagcagcagcagcagtagccgCGCCAGTTCGCAGTCCAACTCCACCAAAGTGACCCCTTGCTCCGAGTGCAAATCCTCGCCGTCGCCGGGGGGCAGCCTGGACTTGGTGTCTGCCCTGGAGGGCTATGAGGAGCCCTTCCCGGTCTACCAGAAGAAGGTGATTGATGAGTGGGCGCCGGAGGAGGACGCGGAGAAGGAAGACGAGGAGGAGCGCAGCGAGCGAGGGTACCGGGATGACCGCTGTCCTGCCCAGGAGCCGGGGGACGTGAGCGCCAGGACCCGCAGCGGCGGCGGCAGGGGCGCCACCACCGCCATGCCGCCCCCCGTGCCCAACGGCAACCTCCACCCGCAcgacccccaggacctcaggcaCAATGGCAACGTGGTGGCCAGCCGGCCGAGCGGCTCCCGGGGCCCCCGCCGGGCGGTCCAGAAGCCTCAGCCGGCTGGGGGCCGGCGCGGTGGCCGGGGCCCGGCGGCCGGGAGCCTCTGTCTTCAGCCCACGGACAGCGGGACGTGCGTCCCGGAGGAGCCCCCGGTGCCCCCTATGGACTGGGAGGCTCTGGAGAAGCATCTGGCTGGGCTGCAGTTCCGGGAGCAGGAGGTGCGGAACCAGGGCCAGGCGAGGACCAACTCCACCTCGGTAAGTTGCCCGGGGTGCGTGCCCACGCGCGCACACACGTACACACCCCGCGCACAGCCCGCACGCGCCCTACCCGCGCTCCCGCCCAGCGGCGGCCCCATTCATCCTACCCCGAGGGTGGGTGCCGGGCAGGAGAGCCTGACTTATGCTCCCCTGGGGTACCGTTGCTCAGTCTCTGAGCTGTCCGGGTTTGCAGGATGGgcggagaggagggaggggtagcCAGAGGGCAGCGGAAAGTCGGGTTAGTGGAACCAGAGACTCATTTTAATGGAATTACTTATGGAGACGAGGTTGTGAGTCACTTGCCTGAAAATAAATCCGGGGAGATTTTGGCACCGAAGTCGGTGGCCTGTGTGTGGGTGATATTTCAGGTCGTAATAGTTGTGGCTTTGTCAGCCGTGGTGGGTGTCCCTTCGTTGCCACTAATGTCTCGTCCATATACGGGCTGTCCCTGCGCACAAGCACGCATTCGCCTGCCCACACCTCCGGTGAGGCAGCAGGGATTGTTCCCTCTTGGCGTTTGAGCGGATGCTCCTGAATTGTAATGGGTTGACCGCCCTCCTCtgagattttttcctttctgaaaccCGATCTATTGTTGACCTGAGGGAACGGGTGAATTGACCTGCTAGGATGAGGGAGTGGTTCTTTCCTCTGTGGGCTGACTCACCCC from Phocoena phocoena chromosome 4, mPhoPho1.1, whole genome shotgun sequence includes:
- the SCHIP1 gene encoding schwannomin-interacting protein 1 isoform X3, with translation MDLGSDAGSSSSSSRASSQSNSTKVTPCSECKSSPSPGGSLDLVSALEGYEEPFPVYQKKVIDEWAPEEDAEKEDEEERSERGYRDDRCPAQEPGDVSARTRSGGGRGATTAMPPPVPNGNLHPHDPQDLRHNGNVVASRPSGSRGPRRAVQKPQPAGGRRGGRGPAAGSLCLQPTDSGTCVPEEPPVPPMDWEALEKHLAGLQFREQEVRNQGQARTNSTSAQKNERESIRQKLALGSFFDDGPGIYTSCSKSGKPSLSSRLQSGMNLQICFVNDSGSDKDSDADDSKTETSLDTPLSPMLPHMPHISECLMKRSLKPTDLRDMTIGQLQVIVNDLHSQIESLNEELVQLLLIRDELHTEQDAMLVDIEDLTRHAESQQKHMAEKMPAK
- the SCHIP1 gene encoding schwannomin-interacting protein 1 isoform X4, coding for MDLGSDAGSSSSSSRASSQSNSTKVTPCSECKSSPSPGGSLDLVSALEGYEEPFPVYQKKVIDEWAPEEDAEKEDEEERSERGYRDDRCPAQEPGDVSARTRSGGGRGATTAMPPPVPNGNLHPHDPQDLRHNGNVVASRPSGSRGPRRAVQKPQPAGGRRGGRGPAAGSLCLQPTDSGTCVPEEPPVPPMDWEALEKHLAGLQFREQEVRNQGQARTNSTSLPHMPHISECLMKRSLKPTDLRDMTIGQLQVIVNDLHSQIESLNEELVQLLLIRDELHTEQDAMLVDIEDLTRHAESQQKHMAEKMPAK